A portion of the Pseudarthrobacter defluvii genome contains these proteins:
- a CDS encoding glycerate kinase: MRILIAPDKFKGSLTAAEAAAAIAEGALRVYPDAVATQFPIADGGEGTLEAAVAAGYEERLNAVVGPILAPLGAAWAIHKGAGKVTAVIETAQASGLADMEPTPANSLRAHSYGCGQLIAAALDAGATEIVLGLGGSAMTDGGSGALRALGLKPLDSAGNVVPLGGGALADVVALDTSGLDPRLSATTFRIAVDVRNPLYGPTGAAHVFGPQKGADRDAVEMLDAGLRNWASVLREATGRDVNVPGAGAAGGFPASFLAFTSATLEGGFALVAGLTGLADQLGQADLVITGEGSMDSQSLTGKAPIALADAARDRGIPVIVVAGRILVTLEDLAGHGVEAAAQLLDVASSPEDAVANAGKYLTWVTSQVLEGA, from the coding sequence ATGCGCATTCTTATCGCTCCGGACAAGTTCAAGGGGTCCCTGACGGCAGCCGAGGCAGCCGCAGCCATCGCCGAAGGGGCCCTGCGGGTGTACCCGGACGCCGTCGCCACCCAGTTCCCCATTGCCGACGGCGGGGAAGGCACCCTGGAAGCGGCGGTTGCGGCAGGCTATGAGGAGCGGCTGAACGCGGTAGTTGGCCCCATCCTCGCCCCGCTCGGCGCTGCCTGGGCCATCCACAAGGGCGCCGGCAAGGTGACCGCGGTGATCGAGACGGCGCAGGCGTCCGGCCTGGCCGACATGGAACCAACCCCGGCCAACTCATTGCGCGCCCACAGCTACGGCTGCGGCCAGCTGATCGCGGCGGCGCTTGACGCCGGAGCCACCGAGATCGTCCTGGGCTTGGGCGGTTCGGCCATGACCGACGGCGGCAGCGGCGCCCTGCGTGCCCTGGGCCTGAAGCCGCTCGACTCCGCCGGAAACGTGGTGCCACTGGGCGGCGGCGCGCTGGCGGATGTGGTTGCCTTGGACACGAGTGGGCTGGACCCGCGGCTGTCCGCCACTACTTTCCGCATCGCTGTCGATGTCCGCAACCCGCTGTACGGTCCCACCGGCGCGGCGCACGTCTTTGGGCCCCAGAAAGGTGCGGACCGGGACGCCGTGGAAATGCTCGACGCCGGGCTCCGCAACTGGGCATCTGTGCTGCGGGAGGCGACGGGGCGGGACGTGAACGTACCGGGCGCCGGCGCCGCCGGCGGCTTCCCGGCGTCGTTCCTTGCCTTCACCAGCGCCACGCTGGAAGGCGGCTTCGCGCTGGTGGCCGGCCTCACCGGACTGGCGGACCAACTGGGCCAGGCGGACCTGGTGATTACGGGCGAAGGATCCATGGACTCGCAATCGCTCACCGGCAAGGCGCCGATTGCGCTCGCCGACGCGGCCCGGGACCGCGGGATTCCTGTCATCGTGGTGGCGGGCAGGATCCTGGTGACCCTTGAGGATCTCGCCGGGCACGGCGTGGAGGCGGCTGCCCAGTTGCTGGACGTGGCATCCAGCCCGGAGGATGCGGTGGCTAACGCCGGCAAGTACTTGACCTGGGTTACAAGCCAGGTACTTGAGGGCGCCTAG
- a CDS encoding LuxR family transcriptional regulator — protein sequence MRTIVRTTLLALLLLAAPALPAGAATASAPAATASQAAPEQVAPGSTGAAWAAATSPTPSPGDSASTGPANPGTGESAQNENTRLNYTPWVIAGVAVLVVIAILIFRRRRNTTIVG from the coding sequence ATGCGAACCATTGTGCGAACCACCCTTCTGGCCCTGCTGCTCCTTGCCGCCCCGGCCCTGCCGGCCGGCGCAGCCACTGCGTCGGCACCGGCAGCCACCGCCAGCCAGGCAGCCCCGGAACAGGTGGCCCCGGGATCAACAGGCGCTGCGTGGGCGGCAGCCACTTCTCCCACACCTTCTCCGGGGGATTCCGCGTCCACCGGCCCGGCCAACCCCGGGACCGGGGAGTCGGCCCAGAATGAGAACACGCGCCTTAACTACACCCCGTGGGTGATTGCCGGCGTGGCCGTCCTGGTGGTGATCGCCATCCTGATCTTCCGGCGCCGCCGCAACACCACGATCGTCGGCTAG
- a CDS encoding DUF6766 family protein gives MRKWAKEHGLLVANLACFLVFFVGMVLSGAASYSEDQQAHGEPPVSVLQFLGTGAFVEATFENWESEFLQMAMYVVLTVFLFQKGSSESKPVGKKAPQDGDPQQAAVSRATPWPVRRGGAVLKLYENSLSILLFALFLASFALHAAGGVDEYNQDQQSHGQPAITFLQYLGSSRFWFESFQNWQSEFLAVGVLVGASVYLRQKGSPESKPVAEPHYETGA, from the coding sequence ATGCGGAAATGGGCCAAAGAGCATGGCCTGCTGGTTGCCAACCTGGCTTGCTTCCTGGTGTTCTTCGTTGGCATGGTCCTCTCCGGGGCCGCGTCCTACAGCGAGGACCAGCAGGCCCACGGCGAACCGCCGGTCTCAGTTCTTCAGTTCCTGGGCACCGGCGCTTTCGTGGAAGCCACCTTTGAGAACTGGGAATCCGAGTTCCTGCAGATGGCCATGTATGTGGTCCTCACGGTGTTCCTGTTTCAAAAAGGATCAAGTGAGTCCAAACCGGTGGGAAAGAAAGCGCCGCAGGATGGGGACCCGCAGCAGGCGGCCGTCAGCAGGGCCACGCCGTGGCCCGTCCGGCGGGGCGGTGCAGTACTCAAGCTGTACGAGAACTCCCTGTCGATCCTGCTCTTCGCCCTCTTCCTTGCATCATTTGCCCTTCACGCCGCCGGGGGTGTGGACGAGTACAACCAGGACCAGCAAAGCCACGGCCAGCCCGCCATCACCTTCCTGCAGTATCTGGGCAGCAGCCGCTTTTGGTTTGAGTCCTTCCAGAACTGGCAAAGCGAATTCCTGGCCGTGGGCGTCCTGGTGGGCGCCTCGGTCTACCTGCGGCAAAAGGGGTCCCCGGAATCAAAGCCCGTCGCCGAACCCCACTACGAAACCGGCGCCTGA
- a CDS encoding DUF6328 family protein, with the protein MSEVEDYTGRTGRNETREEQLDRNWAELLQELRVLQTGVQILAGFLLTLPFQQRFEKLDDWEVGLYLTNVVIAALTTAFILLPVSVHRRLFRKRLKETLVSSADTITKIALGGIALLSAGTAALVFDVAAGRSAGVTAGGALLGVMVVMLVFVPLRLNKRATGKILPPTQEKE; encoded by the coding sequence ATGTCCGAAGTCGAGGACTACACGGGCCGGACGGGACGGAATGAAACCCGCGAGGAGCAGCTGGACCGCAACTGGGCGGAACTCCTGCAGGAGCTGCGCGTGCTCCAGACCGGGGTACAGATCCTGGCCGGCTTCCTACTGACGCTGCCTTTCCAGCAGCGCTTCGAAAAGCTGGACGACTGGGAGGTTGGCCTCTACCTCACCAACGTGGTGATCGCCGCCCTGACAACGGCCTTTATCCTTCTCCCGGTCAGCGTGCACCGGCGGCTCTTCCGGAAGCGGCTCAAGGAGACGCTGGTTTCGAGCGCGGACACCATCACCAAGATTGCCCTTGGCGGCATCGCCCTGCTGAGCGCCGGTACCGCAGCCTTGGTGTTCGACGTCGCGGCCGGAAGGTCCGCGGGGGTCACCGCCGGCGGGGCGCTGCTGGGCGTCATGGTGGTCATGCTGGTGTTCGTCCCGCTTCGGCTGAACAAACGGGCCACCGGGAAAATCCTCCCGCCCACCCAGGAGAAGGAGTGA
- a CDS encoding SDR family oxidoreductase, with protein MSDTDKQTDQPKDPRGGYHSGPFPEQEQKQPGLTAPMDPKPDHGEQSYKGNGKLEGKAALITGGDSGIGKAAAIAFAREGADVAISYLPEEEDDAQDTAEWIRKAGRRALLFPGDGREEDFSTRIVEETVSGFGRLDVLVLNAAYQKNRESLETLPTEEFDRVFRTNLYSLLWSARAAVPHLKAGASIITTASIQAFNPSPGLIDYAMTKAAQVAFTKALAQELGPKGIRVNAVAPGPIWTPLIPATERPDKLPSFGQDTPLERAGQPAELAAAYVLLASEDGSYISGAVLPVTGGKGL; from the coding sequence ATGAGCGACACGGACAAGCAGACAGACCAGCCAAAAGATCCGCGCGGCGGCTACCACTCGGGACCGTTCCCGGAGCAGGAACAGAAACAGCCCGGACTTACCGCGCCCATGGACCCCAAACCGGACCACGGGGAGCAGAGCTACAAGGGGAACGGCAAGCTCGAAGGGAAAGCGGCGCTCATCACCGGCGGGGACTCCGGCATCGGCAAGGCCGCGGCCATCGCCTTCGCCCGCGAAGGGGCCGACGTCGCCATTTCCTACCTTCCCGAAGAGGAAGACGACGCGCAGGACACCGCGGAATGGATCCGGAAAGCCGGACGCCGCGCGCTCCTCTTTCCCGGCGACGGACGCGAAGAGGACTTCAGCACCCGCATCGTGGAGGAGACCGTATCCGGGTTCGGCCGGCTCGATGTCCTGGTGCTGAACGCGGCGTACCAGAAGAACCGCGAGAGCCTGGAGACGCTTCCCACCGAGGAGTTTGACCGGGTTTTCCGGACCAACCTTTACTCGCTGCTGTGGTCGGCACGGGCCGCGGTACCGCACTTGAAGGCGGGGGCCTCGATCATCACCACAGCCTCCATCCAGGCCTTCAACCCCTCACCCGGGCTCATCGACTACGCCATGACCAAGGCCGCACAGGTGGCATTCACCAAGGCCCTGGCCCAGGAACTGGGACCCAAGGGGATCCGCGTCAACGCGGTGGCGCCCGGCCCCATCTGGACACCCCTTATCCCCGCCACCGAGCGGCCGGACAAGCTCCCATCCTTCGGCCAGGACACGCCCCTGGAACGCGCGGGACAGCCCGCGGAGCTGGCAGCCGCGTACGTGCTGCTTGCCTCCGAGGACGGCTCCTACATTTCGGGTGCAGTCCTGCCGGTCACCGGCGGCAAGGGGCTGTAG
- a CDS encoding glycosyltransferase: MRFSEQWAQQQDRPDTAAVDVLVPTCNRPAELAVTLAGLAAQQEPAFAVVVSDQSAGQPAWEHPAVAAMVRVLEAQGRQVTLLRHLPRQGLAEHRQFLLNQSTADQCLFLDDDVWLEPGALARLSQALDELQCGFVGMAPQGLSFLDDRRPEQTANFQAWDGPVTPEHVRPGTLEFEQWPLHNAANLSHLSAELSLKPGQWVPYHVAWLGGCVLYRREALNDAGGFRFWTSLPAGHAGEDVVAQWQVMERNGGAGILPSGAVHLEAPTTVTDRAVEAYDVVLGQESVRGT; encoded by the coding sequence ATGAGGTTTTCGGAGCAGTGGGCGCAGCAACAGGACCGGCCGGACACGGCAGCGGTGGATGTCCTGGTGCCCACCTGCAACAGGCCAGCCGAACTCGCCGTCACCCTCGCGGGACTGGCCGCGCAGCAGGAACCCGCGTTCGCCGTCGTGGTCAGCGACCAGTCAGCGGGGCAACCCGCTTGGGAACACCCGGCCGTTGCCGCGATGGTGCGGGTGCTTGAGGCGCAGGGCCGGCAGGTCACGCTGCTGCGACACCTCCCGCGCCAGGGCCTGGCCGAACACCGGCAGTTCCTGCTAAACCAGTCCACCGCGGACCAATGCCTTTTCCTGGACGACGACGTCTGGCTGGAACCGGGCGCCCTGGCACGGCTGAGCCAGGCGCTCGACGAACTCCAGTGCGGCTTCGTGGGGATGGCGCCCCAGGGCCTGTCCTTCCTGGACGACCGCAGGCCGGAACAGACCGCTAACTTCCAGGCTTGGGACGGCCCCGTGACCCCGGAGCACGTCCGGCCGGGCACACTGGAATTCGAACAGTGGCCGCTGCATAACGCCGCCAACCTCAGCCACCTCAGCGCGGAACTATCGCTGAAGCCCGGCCAGTGGGTGCCGTACCACGTCGCATGGCTGGGCGGGTGCGTGCTGTACCGCAGGGAAGCACTGAACGACGCCGGCGGGTTCCGTTTCTGGACCAGCCTTCCGGCCGGCCACGCGGGGGAGGACGTGGTGGCCCAGTGGCAGGTCATGGAACGGAACGGCGGCGCCGGCATCCTGCCCTCCGGCGCCGTCCACCTGGAAGCACCCACCACCGTAACGGACCGCGCTGTGGAGGCGTACGACGTGGTCCTTGGCCAGGAGTCCGTTCGGGGGACCTAG
- a CDS encoding TolB family protein, whose product MRRLQPRQRCEVWVASETAEQELAYSTGNILLEAPNWTLDGRALILNGNGRLWRFDLASGALAEVPLHGVPELNNDHVLHPDGSSIFLSGEDGHIYRAPLAGGSATRITDDDGSWHFLHGVSPDGRQLAYVDIEGGDFGKPGRLRTIPAAGGASHDVEVGPGHCDGPEYSPEGDWLYLNTESFSSAPGHAQLARIRPDGSGFERLLHSSTVDWFPHLSPDSRLATYIRFPAGTQGHPADLPVDVVLVPTSDWAAPLHTWPVFGGQGTLNVNSWSPDSQRFAYVAYPLEAH is encoded by the coding sequence GTGCGCAGGCTTCAGCCGCGCCAGCGTTGCGAAGTGTGGGTGGCCTCAGAGACGGCGGAACAGGAACTTGCATACTCCACCGGGAATATACTCCTCGAGGCACCCAACTGGACACTCGATGGCCGCGCATTGATCCTCAACGGAAATGGCAGGCTGTGGCGGTTCGACCTTGCGTCCGGTGCCCTCGCGGAAGTTCCGCTCCACGGCGTCCCGGAGCTTAATAACGACCACGTCCTGCACCCGGACGGCAGCAGCATCTTCCTGTCAGGCGAGGACGGCCATATCTACCGGGCGCCCCTTGCGGGCGGCTCGGCCACCAGGATCACGGACGACGACGGGTCCTGGCACTTCCTGCACGGTGTCAGCCCCGACGGACGGCAACTGGCGTACGTGGACATAGAGGGCGGGGACTTCGGCAAACCCGGCCGGCTTCGGACCATCCCCGCAGCAGGCGGAGCCTCCCACGACGTGGAGGTGGGTCCAGGGCACTGCGACGGGCCCGAGTACTCCCCCGAGGGAGACTGGCTCTACCTCAACACGGAATCCTTCAGCAGCGCTCCCGGCCACGCCCAGCTTGCCCGGATCCGGCCCGACGGCAGCGGATTCGAGCGGTTGCTGCACAGCAGCACCGTCGACTGGTTCCCGCACTTGTCACCCGACAGCAGACTGGCCACGTACATCCGTTTCCCCGCTGGAACCCAAGGCCACCCCGCGGACCTGCCGGTTGACGTCGTCCTTGTGCCCACCAGCGACTGGGCGGCGCCGCTGCACACCTGGCCGGTGTTCGGCGGCCAGGGCACCCTCAACGTCAACAGTTGGTCGCCGGACTCCCAACGCTTCGCCTACGTGGCATACCCGCTGGAAGCGCACTAA
- a CDS encoding sugar phosphate isomerase/epimerase family protein, translating into MPRPFTLFTGQWADLPFEEVAKLASGWGYDGLEIAVSGDHLDAWRWDEPGYVESKLEILDKYNLKVWAISNHLKGQAVCDDPIDFRHQAIVGSKVWGDGDPEGVRTRAAEEMKHTARLAKALGVDTVVGFTGSSIWQYVAMFPPVPEKVINAGYQDFADRWNPILDVFDENGIRFAHEVHPSEIAYDYWTTVRTLEAIGHREAFGLNWDPSHMMWQGIDPVSFIWDFKDRIYHVDCKDTKVRQTGRNTVMGSHLPWGDPRRGWDFVSAGRGDVPWEASFRALTAIGYNGPISIEWEDAGMDRLHGAPEALAALKKYDFPASQTSFDAAFSSKD; encoded by the coding sequence ATGCCCCGCCCCTTTACCCTGTTCACCGGCCAGTGGGCCGACCTGCCCTTCGAAGAAGTCGCGAAGCTTGCTTCCGGCTGGGGCTACGACGGCCTCGAAATCGCGGTCTCCGGCGACCACCTGGACGCCTGGCGCTGGGACGAACCCGGCTACGTCGAATCCAAACTCGAGATCCTGGACAAGTACAACCTCAAGGTCTGGGCCATCTCCAACCACCTCAAAGGCCAGGCCGTCTGCGATGACCCCATCGACTTCCGCCACCAAGCCATCGTGGGGTCCAAGGTCTGGGGCGACGGCGACCCCGAAGGTGTCCGCACCCGCGCCGCCGAGGAAATGAAGCACACCGCCCGGCTCGCCAAGGCCCTCGGCGTGGACACGGTCGTCGGCTTCACCGGCTCCTCCATCTGGCAATACGTCGCCATGTTCCCGCCCGTCCCCGAAAAAGTCATCAATGCCGGCTACCAGGACTTCGCCGACCGCTGGAACCCCATCCTGGACGTCTTCGACGAAAACGGCATCCGCTTCGCCCACGAAGTCCACCCGAGCGAAATCGCCTACGACTACTGGACCACCGTCCGCACCCTCGAAGCCATCGGCCACCGCGAAGCCTTCGGCCTGAACTGGGACCCCTCGCACATGATGTGGCAGGGCATCGACCCCGTCTCCTTCATCTGGGACTTCAAGGACCGGATCTACCACGTGGACTGCAAGGACACCAAAGTCCGCCAGACCGGCCGCAACACCGTCATGGGCTCCCACCTGCCCTGGGGCGATCCCCGCCGCGGCTGGGACTTCGTCTCCGCAGGCCGCGGCGACGTCCCCTGGGAAGCCTCCTTCCGCGCCCTGACCGCCATCGGCTACAACGGCCCCATCAGCATCGAATGGGAAGATGCCGGCATGGACCGCCTCCACGGCGCCCCCGAAGCCCTCGCCGCCCTCAAGAAATACGACTTCCCCGCCTCCCAAACCAGCTTCGACGCCGCGTTCAGCAGCAAAGACTGA
- a CDS encoding Gfo/Idh/MocA family protein: MTTPAPPSEPPASRPVSRPGTRPLGVAAIGYAFMGKAHSNAWRNVASFFDVPAFEQKVLVGRDAGAVAEAAAKYGWAESATDWRTVISRDDIDIVDICAPGWMHAEIAIAALEAGKHVLVEKPLANTLAEAELMTAAAAKARAKGIQSMIGFNYRRVPALALAKELIAEGRIGTVRHGRAAYLQDWLADAQAPMTWRLRKETAGSGALGDIASHAIDQVLFLLGDQVTEVSGRLSTFVNQRPGTDGPEDVTVDDAAWATLSLTSGAIASVEVSRLATGRKNSLQIEIYGDKGSLLFDLENLNELGFLDATLPVREQGFRRILVNEPEHPYLEAWWPQGHIIGWEHTFTHQVRDFLTAIEDGTAPSPSFEEGLNVQYVLNAVEESAANKSTLTVVRH; the protein is encoded by the coding sequence ATGACCACACCCGCACCCCCGTCAGAACCACCGGCCTCCCGCCCGGTTTCCCGGCCGGGCACCCGCCCGCTGGGCGTGGCCGCCATCGGTTACGCCTTCATGGGCAAGGCCCACTCCAACGCGTGGCGGAACGTGGCCAGTTTCTTCGACGTCCCGGCCTTCGAGCAGAAAGTCCTCGTGGGCCGGGACGCCGGCGCCGTCGCGGAGGCAGCAGCAAAGTATGGCTGGGCGGAATCGGCCACGGACTGGCGCACGGTGATCAGCCGGGACGACATCGACATCGTGGACATCTGCGCCCCGGGCTGGATGCACGCCGAGATCGCCATTGCGGCGCTGGAGGCAGGCAAGCACGTGCTGGTGGAAAAGCCGCTGGCCAACACCCTGGCCGAAGCCGAACTCATGACGGCGGCCGCCGCCAAAGCCAGGGCCAAGGGCATCCAGTCGATGATCGGCTTCAACTACCGCCGCGTCCCAGCCCTCGCCCTGGCCAAGGAGCTGATCGCCGAAGGCCGGATCGGCACAGTCCGGCACGGCCGCGCCGCGTACCTGCAGGACTGGCTCGCCGACGCCCAGGCCCCCATGACCTGGCGGTTGCGCAAGGAAACCGCCGGGTCCGGAGCACTCGGGGACATCGCCTCCCACGCCATCGACCAGGTCCTGTTCCTCCTCGGGGACCAGGTCACCGAGGTATCCGGCCGGCTCAGCACCTTCGTCAACCAGCGACCCGGCACGGACGGCCCCGAGGACGTAACGGTCGACGACGCCGCCTGGGCCACGCTGTCCCTCACCTCCGGGGCCATCGCCTCAGTGGAGGTCTCCCGGCTGGCCACGGGCAGGAAAAACAGCCTCCAGATCGAAATCTACGGCGACAAGGGCAGCCTCCTGTTCGACCTGGAAAACCTCAACGAACTTGGCTTCCTGGACGCCACCCTCCCGGTCCGCGAACAGGGCTTCCGCAGGATCCTGGTCAACGAGCCCGAACACCCCTACCTCGAGGCATGGTGGCCGCAGGGCCACATCATCGGCTGGGAACACACCTTCACCCACCAAGTCCGCGACTTCCTCACCGCGATCGAGGACGGAACCGCGCCCTCGCCGTCGTTCGAAGAAGGACTGAACGTCCAGTACGTGCTGAACGCGGTGGAGGAATCCGCCGCCAACAAGAGCACCCTCACCGTCGTCCGCCACTAA
- a CDS encoding Gfo/Idh/MocA family protein: MSTTASRKGPVGVGVIGAGVISKQYLDNLTAFPDLKVHVIADLFEEAAEARAKEYGIAEWGGVDKALNHPDVEIIVNLTIPAAHVEVATAAVNAGKHVWTEKPFSLDRESGLGLLKTADAAGIRLGCAPDTFLGAGLQTALRLIRRGDIGTPLTAMTTFQTPGPESWHPNPAFLFQHGAGPLFDMGPYYLTTLVQAFGSIRKVAAVGSKSKDVRVIGSGPKAGEEFTVEVPTHVSAMAQFESGASSHSVFSFESPRTRMGFVEITGTEATISLPDPNYFTGDIKLWRAGDEDWTTVPATGPANGRGMGVLDMARSLRASVPHRATGELAYHVLDTMVSISESIDAGTFIDVESSAPASPALPEDWAPETATI; encoded by the coding sequence ATGAGCACCACAGCATCCCGCAAGGGACCTGTCGGCGTTGGCGTCATCGGCGCCGGCGTGATCAGCAAGCAGTACCTGGACAACCTCACGGCGTTCCCGGACCTGAAGGTCCACGTCATTGCGGACCTCTTCGAGGAAGCAGCCGAGGCACGCGCCAAGGAATACGGCATCGCCGAGTGGGGCGGGGTGGACAAGGCCCTGAACCACCCCGACGTCGAAATCATCGTCAACCTCACCATCCCCGCCGCGCACGTGGAGGTGGCAACCGCCGCCGTCAACGCCGGCAAGCACGTCTGGACCGAAAAGCCGTTCTCCCTGGACCGCGAATCCGGGCTGGGCCTGCTGAAGACCGCCGACGCCGCCGGCATCCGGCTGGGCTGCGCCCCGGACACTTTCCTGGGCGCGGGCTTGCAGACCGCGCTGCGGCTGATCCGGCGCGGCGACATCGGCACACCGCTGACGGCGATGACCACGTTCCAGACCCCCGGCCCGGAGTCCTGGCACCCCAACCCGGCATTCCTCTTCCAGCACGGTGCCGGGCCCCTGTTCGACATGGGCCCGTACTACCTCACCACCCTGGTCCAGGCCTTCGGTTCCATCCGCAAGGTGGCCGCCGTCGGCTCCAAGTCAAAGGACGTGCGCGTGATCGGTTCCGGACCCAAGGCGGGCGAGGAGTTCACCGTGGAGGTGCCCACCCACGTCTCCGCGATGGCGCAGTTCGAATCCGGTGCCTCCTCGCACAGCGTCTTCTCCTTCGAGTCCCCCCGCACGCGCATGGGCTTCGTGGAAATCACCGGCACCGAGGCCACCATTTCACTGCCGGACCCGAATTACTTCACCGGCGACATCAAGCTTTGGCGCGCCGGCGACGAGGACTGGACCACTGTTCCCGCCACCGGTCCGGCCAACGGCCGCGGCATGGGCGTGCTGGACATGGCCCGCTCCCTGCGCGCCAGCGTCCCGCACCGCGCCACCGGCGAGCTGGCCTACCACGTCCTGGACACGATGGTCTCCATCTCGGAATCCATCGACGCCGGCACGTTTATCGACGTGGAAAGCTCGGCTCCGGCATCCCCCGCCCTCCCCGAGGATTGGGCCCCGGAAACCGCAACCATCTAA
- a CDS encoding sugar phosphate isomerase/epimerase family protein produces the protein MSYSLQLYTLRNAISEDLPGTIKKVAQIGYTQVEPYNFVATAKELGAALKENGLTAPSGHAPLMSQDQDEIFAAAKELGITTVIDPFLPAEHWQKAEDIQATAEKLNAAAKKGAEYGIRVGYHNHAWELESTIEGRTALEYFESLLDPELVLEVDTYWAAVGGQDPVELLQRLGDRVKFIHIKDGPLNKDNKTQQPAGQGKVPVMDVIAAAKSLEVGVVEFDDYAGDIFEGITQSLSFLDAAGEGVKA, from the coding sequence ATGTCCTACTCATTGCAGCTTTACACCCTCCGCAACGCCATTTCGGAGGACCTTCCGGGAACCATCAAAAAGGTGGCGCAGATCGGCTACACCCAGGTTGAGCCGTACAACTTCGTGGCCACGGCCAAGGAGCTTGGTGCGGCCCTGAAGGAGAACGGCCTGACCGCACCGTCCGGCCACGCTCCCCTGATGAGCCAGGACCAGGACGAGATCTTTGCGGCAGCCAAGGAACTGGGCATCACCACGGTCATCGATCCGTTCCTGCCAGCCGAGCACTGGCAGAAGGCCGAAGACATCCAGGCCACGGCCGAAAAGCTCAACGCCGCTGCGAAGAAGGGTGCGGAGTACGGCATCCGGGTGGGCTACCACAACCATGCCTGGGAGCTGGAGTCCACCATCGAAGGCCGCACCGCTTTGGAGTACTTCGAGTCGCTGCTGGATCCGGAACTGGTCCTGGAAGTGGACACCTACTGGGCGGCAGTGGGCGGCCAGGACCCCGTGGAACTCCTCCAGCGGCTTGGCGACCGGGTGAAGTTCATCCACATCAAGGACGGGCCCCTGAACAAGGACAACAAAACCCAGCAGCCGGCAGGCCAGGGCAAGGTGCCGGTCATGGACGTCATCGCAGCCGCGAAGTCCCTTGAGGTGGGCGTGGTGGAGTTCGACGACTACGCCGGGGACATCTTCGAGGGCATCACCCAGAGCCTGTCCTTCCTGGACGCTGCAGGCGAAGGAGTCAAGGCATGA
- a CDS encoding carbohydrate ABC transporter permease produces MSAVLHAHPESGPSLGIDAGKRRRSLSEAGQRGRWWRFAAILIITGIVLVPIMVTVLLAFTPGPNSTATGFTFENLSNVFSKTLAATWLKNSLVTTLSTVVVSVAVAAPAGYVLSRGRSKAVSGYSLLLFVMQSLPIITSVVPLFILFAGMGLVDNLLGLTIIYVGSTMTVATWMMAAYFDSIPISLEEASWIDGCSVFGSFTRVVLRNSLPGVLSTAIFAFLLAWNDYLVAIVFLRSNEIFTLPMGVQSFFQQNATDWTSVMALAVVMMLPPVIVFATLNKYFSVGGIGGSLAGR; encoded by the coding sequence ATGAGCGCAGTCCTCCACGCCCATCCCGAATCCGGCCCGTCTCTTGGCATCGATGCCGGCAAACGGCGCAGGTCCCTCTCCGAAGCCGGCCAGCGCGGCCGCTGGTGGCGGTTCGCCGCAATCCTGATCATCACCGGGATCGTTTTGGTGCCCATCATGGTCACGGTCCTGCTGGCCTTCACGCCCGGACCCAACAGCACCGCCACCGGCTTCACCTTCGAAAACCTCAGCAATGTCTTCTCCAAGACCCTGGCCGCCACCTGGCTGAAGAACAGCCTGGTCACCACGCTCTCCACCGTGGTGGTGTCCGTAGCCGTCGCCGCCCCGGCCGGCTACGTCCTCTCCCGCGGCCGCAGCAAGGCAGTCTCCGGCTACTCGCTGCTGCTGTTCGTGATGCAGTCGCTGCCCATCATCACCTCGGTGGTGCCGCTGTTCATCCTGTTCGCCGGCATGGGCCTGGTGGACAACCTCCTGGGCCTGACCATCATCTACGTCGGCTCCACCATGACCGTGGCCACCTGGATGATGGCGGCGTACTTCGACTCCATTCCCATCAGCCTCGAGGAAGCCTCGTGGATCGACGGCTGTTCCGTCTTCGGGTCCTTCACCCGGGTGGTCCTGCGGAACTCGCTTCCCGGCGTACTGTCCACCGCGATCTTCGCTTTCCTCCTGGCCTGGAACGACTACCTGGTAGCCATCGTGTTCCTGCGCTCGAACGAAATCTTCACCCTCCCCATGGGCGTGCAGTCCTTCTTCCAGCAGAACGCGACAGACTGGACTTCGGTCATGGCCCTGGCAGTCGTCATGATGCTCCCGCCCGTAATCGTCTTCGCCACCCTGAACAAATACTTCAGCGTCGGCGGCATCGGCGGCTCGCTCGCCGGCCGCTGA